A window of Saccopteryx leptura isolate mSacLep1 chromosome 5, mSacLep1_pri_phased_curated, whole genome shotgun sequence contains these coding sequences:
- the LOC136406626 gene encoding tigger transposable element-derived protein 1-like: MPGMSASVFTDFKASRGWFKKFKRRTGIHSVTRHNEGVNSDKSRAEKFVFKFKDYIEVKDSSPNKSSTLMKLVSFERKCQRGCSLHRRKRPGRKPMKDRLTLLLCGNASGDCKVKPLLVYHSEIPRMFSRNNVIESKLCVMWKANKKAWVIRLIFIEWMNEVFGPSVKKCFQDNQLPLNCLLVMDNAPTHPSGLEYTLLEVFSFITVKSLPPNITPVVQPMDQNVTSNFQKLYTKAMFQRCFEVTSDTELSLREFWKKHLNILNCVSLIDKAWQGVTSRTMNSAWKKLWPGCVHVTDFEGFEPSADDPTHVVQSIVDLGKSMGLEVSGEDVEELVDDHSEELTTEELQDLHPEVQLMAVEEVASNEEEETGENVPSAEIKDVFSIRSKVQGFVEKYHPDKAVAGCVCNSFNDTVMSCPF; this comes from the coding sequence atgcctgggaTGAGTGCTAgtgtatttactgattttaaggccagcagaggctggttcaaaaaattcaagaggcgcACTGGCATACACAGTGTTACTAGGCACAATGAAGGTGTGAATTCAGACAAGTCTAGGGCTGAAAAATTTGTGTTCAAATTCAAAGATTACATAGAGGTGAAGGATTCATCCCCCAACAAGTCTTCTACTCTAATGAAACTggtttcttttgaaagaaaatgccaaagaggatgttcattacacaggaggaaaaggcCAGGACGTAAGCCTATGAAAGATAGGCTAACTCTTTTGTTGTGTGGTAATGCCAGTGGTGATTGTAAAGTGAAGCCCTTACTGGTGTACCATTCAGAAATTCCTAGAATGTTTAGCAGGAACAATGTGATTGAAAgtaaattgtgtgtgatgtggaAGGCAAACAAGAAAGCATGGGTCATAAGGTTGATTTTTattgagtggatgaatgaagtgTTTGGCCCAAGTGTGAAAAAATGCTTCCAGGATAATCAGTTACCCCTTAACTGCCTCTTGGTAATGGACAATGCTCCTACACATCCATCAGGTTTAGAATACACATTGTTGGAGGTgttcagttttatcacagtgaAGTCCTTGCCCCCTAATATCACACCAGTTGTCCAGCCTATGGACCAGAATGTCACTTCAAATTTCCAGAAACTATACACCAAAGCAATGTTTCAAAGGTGCTTTGAGGTGACATCAGATACAGAATTGTCCTTaagagagttctggaaaaaaCATTTGAACATTCTCAACTGCGTTAGCCTCATAGATAAGGCTTGGCAGGGAGTGACATCCAGGACGATGaactctgcctggaagaaatTATGGCCAGGATGTGTGCATGTGACAGATTTTGAAGGGTTTGAGCCTTCCGCTGATGACCCTACACATGTGGTGCAGTCCATTGTTGATTTGGGGAAGTCCATGGGTTTGGAGGtgagtggtgaggatgtggaagagttggtggatgaccacagtgaagaactcaccaCTGAAGAGCTGCAAGACCTTCACCCAGAAGTGCAGCTGATGGCAGTTGAAGAAGTTGCTTCcaatgaggaggaggagacaggggAGAATGTGCCTTCTGCAGAGATTAAGGACGTCTTCTCCATACGGAGTAAGGTACAGGGGTTTGTG